In Pristis pectinata isolate sPriPec2 chromosome 11, sPriPec2.1.pri, whole genome shotgun sequence, the following proteins share a genomic window:
- the abhd13 gene encoding protein ABHD13 → MMEKTWKSWTYVRKWLIALISWSWSLCRISLLALILTFHLYGGILLLLLILASVAGILYKFQDVLLYFPEQPPSSRLYVPVPTGIPHENLFVKTKDGIRLNLILLRYTGDNASYSPTIIYFHGNAGNIGHRIQNALLMMVNLKVNVLLVDYRGYGRSEGEPSEKGLYLDSEAVLDYVMTRPDLDKTKIILFGRSLGGAVAIHLASENPHRIFAIVVENTFLSIPHMASTLFSFFPMRYLPLWCYKNKFLSYNKIVQCRMPSLLISGLSDQLIPPVMMKQLCELSTSRTKRLVIFPDGTHNDTWQCQGYFAALEQFIKELLKNNSHEEVKTTSNVTII, encoded by the coding sequence ATGATGGAAAAAACATGGAAATCATGGACCTATGTCAGGAAATGGCTGATTGCCTTGATATCATGGTCCTGGAGTCTATGCCGGATTTCCCTACTAGCTTTGATTTTAACCTTTCACTTATATGGAGGCATCCTTTTGCTTCTTTTGATCCTTGCATCTGTAGCAGGTATATTGTACAAATTCCAAGATGTACTCCTCTACTTCCCCGAGCAACCACCTTCGTCACGTTTGTATGTTCCTGTACCTACTGGGATCCCACATGAAAACCTTTTTGTTAAAACCAAAGATGGAATCCGACTTAATTTGATTCTGTTGAGGTATACTGGAGATAATGCATCATATTCACCAACCATAATTTATTTTCATGGGAATGCTGGTAATATTGGTCACAGGATACAAAATGCTCTGTTGATGATGGTCAATCTAAAAGTTAATGTATTACTTGTAGATTATAGAGGTTACGGAAGGAGTGAGGGGGAACCGAGTGAAAAAGGCCTTTACTTGGATTCAGAAGCTGTGTTGGATTACGTTATGACCAGACCTGATCttgataaaacaaaaataatcttaTTTGGCCGCTCCTTGGGTGGCGCAGTGGCTATTCACTTGGCCTCGGAGAATCCACATCGGATTTTTGCAATAGTTGTTGAGAACACCTTCCTCAGTATCCCACATATGGCCAGCACTTTGTTCTCCTTCTTTCCAATGAGGTATCTTCCACTTTGGTGCTACAAGAACAAATTTTTGTCCTACAACAAGATTGTGCAGTGCAGGATGCCATCGCTTTTGATTTCAGGATTGTCAGACCAGCTAATTCCACCAGTCATGATGAAACAACTGTGTGAGCTGTCTACGTCACGGACTAAGAGACTAGTCATTTTTCCAGATGGAACTCATAATGATACCTGGCAGTGCCAGGGCTATTTTGCTGCTCTTGAACAATTCATAAAAGAgttattaaaaaataattcacATGAAGAAGTAAAAACCACATCTAATGTAACaataatataa